A part of Leifsonia xyli subsp. xyli str. CTCB07 genomic DNA contains:
- the atpB gene encoding F0F1 ATP synthase subunit A codes for MNLLVQAASSDDGSFQGPSINEFFPPTLFTIDGLEFNRIIVVRLIALVALILVFWLGTRRMKVVPGRFQSVVEMGLDFVRVNIAEDLLGRKDGRRFLPLLTTIFFMVLFFNLTGIVPFLNIAGTSVVALPMLLAIVAYIAFIYAGIRKSPKNFFKNALFPPGVPLALYIIVTPIEFVSTFVLRPITLTLRLLMNMVVGHLLLVLFFTATSWFLLDAGGWWSLFGVGTFAFGFAFTLFEILVAVLQAYVFALLTGVYIQLAVAEEH; via the coding sequence GTGAACCTGCTGGTCCAGGCCGCAAGCTCCGATGATGGAAGCTTCCAGGGCCCCTCGATCAACGAGTTCTTCCCCCCAACCCTGTTCACCATCGACGGACTCGAGTTCAACCGCATCATCGTCGTCCGGCTCATCGCGCTGGTCGCCCTGATCCTGGTCTTCTGGCTCGGCACCCGCAGGATGAAGGTCGTCCCCGGCCGCTTCCAGTCGGTCGTCGAGATGGGCCTGGACTTCGTCCGCGTCAACATCGCGGAGGACCTGCTCGGCCGCAAGGACGGCCGCCGGTTCCTGCCGTTGCTGACCACGATCTTCTTCATGGTGCTGTTCTTCAACCTGACGGGCATCGTCCCGTTCCTGAACATCGCCGGAACCTCCGTCGTCGCGCTGCCGATGCTGCTGGCGATCGTCGCCTACATCGCGTTCATCTACGCGGGCATCCGGAAGAGCCCGAAGAACTTCTTCAAGAACGCCCTCTTCCCGCCCGGGGTCCCGCTGGCGCTGTACATCATCGTCACGCCCATCGAGTTCGTCTCGACCTTCGTCCTGCGGCCGATCACGCTCACCCTCCGGCTGCTGATGAACATGGTCGTCGGGCACCTGCTGCTCGTCCTGTTCTTCACCGCCACCTCGTGGTTCCTCCTCGACGCGGGCGGCTGGTGGTCGCTCTTCGGCGTGGGGACCTTCGCCTTCGGCTTCGCTTTCACGCTCTTCGAGATCCTGGTGGCCGTCCTCCAGGCCTACGTCTTCGCACTGCTGACGGGTGTCTACATCCAGCTGGCCGTCGCAGAGGAACACTA